From Populus trichocarpa isolate Nisqually-1 chromosome 19, P.trichocarpa_v4.1, whole genome shotgun sequence, a single genomic window includes:
- the LOC7459219 gene encoding uncharacterized protein LOC7459219, with the protein MSAYGVSLPLMLLLLLLASVIDYNEASTSTGQVNGSATTSNEMVPLMEPLKVTDIRMMMNETRRRLNGFQICAMCTCCGGAKGVCLPSPCCYAINCNIPNRPFGFCSFTPKTCNCLRCHL; encoded by the exons ATGTCTGCTTATGGGGTCTCTTTGCCTCTCAtgctgctcctcctcctcctagcTAGTGTGATCGATTACAATGAGGCAAGTACAAGCACAGGCCAG gTAAATGGGTCCGCAACAACAAGTAATGAGATGGTGCCGTTGATGGAGCCACTGAAGGTTACGGACATAAGAATGATGATGAATGAGACCAGGAGAAGATTGAATGGTTTTCAGATATGTGCAATGTGCACTTGCTGTGGAGGTGCTAAAGGGGTTTGCTTGCCATCTCCTTGTTGCTATGCCATCAATTGCAACATTCCAAACAGGCCCTTTGGTTTCTGTTCTTTCACTCCCAAGACCTGTAATTGCCTCAGATGCCATCTCTAG
- the LOC7491104 gene encoding zinc finger CCCH domain-containing protein ZFN-like yields MDFDAGIPMSRGGGGLPAVTEETSLSPSLSEDAMWQMNLRSSETMEAGPYPERPGEPDCSYYIRTGLCRFGPTCRFNHPPNRKLAIAAARMKGEFPERIGQPECQYYLKTGTCKFGATCKFHHPRDKAGVSGRVSLNILGYPLRLNEMECAYYLRTGQCKFGSTCKFHHPQPANVMVPLRGSPVYPTVNSPTTPGQQSYPGGLATNWSRASFITSPRWQAPSNYTPLILPQGVVSVPGWNAYSGQVGSVSSPESQQQTGNSQIYGTSRQNESVNAGSQGTFSPYRSDSVPMGFYALQRESVFPERPGQPECQFYMKTGDCKFGAVCRFHHPRERLIPAPDCVLSAIGLPLRPGEPLCIFYSRYGICKFGPSCKFHHPMGIFTYNLTASSSADAPVRRLLGSSSGSAALTLSSEGLVEAGSTKPRRLSLSEPRQMPPGDDNIDTGG; encoded by the exons ATGGATTTTGATGCCGGAATCCCGATGTCtcgtggtggtggtggtctACCAGCTGTGACCGAGGAAACTTCTCTGTCACCGTCTTTAAGCGAAG ATGCAATGTGGCAAATGAACCTGAGATCGAGTGAGACAATGGAAGCTGGGCCGTATCCCGAGCGTCCTGGAGAGCCGGATTGTTCTTATTACATAAGAACAGGCCTCTGTAGATTTGGGCCTACCTGCCGATTTAATCATCCTCCTAATCGGAAGCTG GCTATTGCAGCGGCCAGGATGAAGGGGGAATTCCCAGAAAGAATAGGACAACCAGAATGCCAG TACTACTTGAAGACTGGAACTTGCAAGTTTGGAGCCACGTGCAAGTTTCATCACCCTAGAGACAAGGCTGGGGTTTCTGGAAGAGTGTCTTTAAATATTTTGGGCTATCCACTTCGACTG AATGAGATGGAGTGTGCTTATTACTTAAGAACAGGACAGTGCAAGTTTGGTAGCACTTGTAAATTTCATCATCCTCAACCAGCTAATGTGATGGTTCCTTTGCGTGGCTCTCCTGTTTACCCTACTGTCAATTCTCCAACTACCCCTGGTCAGCAATCTTATCCAGGAGGACTTGCAACAAACTGGTCAAGAGCATCTTTTATTACCAGCCCACGCTGGCAAGCTCCTTCAAATTATACACCTTTGATTCTACCTCAGGGAGTCGTATCAGTCCCTGGCTGGAATGCATACAGT GGTCAGGTTGGGTCGGTATCATCTCCAGAGAGTCAGCAACAAACAGGAAACAGTCAGATATATGGAACCTCACGCCAGAATGAATCAGTCAATGCAGGATCTCAAGGGACATTTTCTCCATACCGTTCTGATTCTGTCCCCATGGGATTTTATGCCTTGCAAAGAGAGAGTGTTTTTCCTGAGAGACCTGGTCAGCCTGAATGCCAGTTTTACATGAAGACCGGAGACTGTAAGTTTGGTGCAGTTTGTAGATTCCACCATCCAAGGGAGAGGCTAATTCCTGCTCCAGACTGTGTCTTGAGTGCAATAGGGCTGCCTTTACGTCCG GGAGAACCTTTATGCATCTTCTACTCTCGTTATGGCATCTGCAAGTTTGGTCCAAGTTGCAAGTTTCACCACCCTATGGGAATTTTCACATACAATCTCACAGCATCATCTTCAGCTGATGCCCCTGTTCGACGGTTATTGGGGTCCTCATCAGGATCTGCCGCGTTAACTTTATCATCGGAAGGGCTTGTTGAAGCCGGATCAACAAAGCCAAGGCGACTTTCACTATCAGAGCCTAGACAAATGCCACCTGGTGATGATAATATTGACACGGGGGGATGA